One stretch of Tepidibacter hydrothermalis DNA includes these proteins:
- a CDS encoding VOC family protein, producing the protein MYCIDHISIVVSDIEKSTEFYEKVFDCKIIGKMEDERLKFVYLDVSGQTIELLQYIHEEYKRERGVIDHIAFKVDDIEYEIKKMNGLGIKQLLDSYKVVGKKKIMFYEGLDGERIELVENF; encoded by the coding sequence ATGTATTGTATAGATCATATAAGTATTGTAGTTAGTGATATAGAGAAGTCTACAGAGTTTTATGAGAAAGTTTTTGACTGCAAGATTATTGGGAAAATGGAAGATGAGCGTCTTAAATTTGTGTATTTGGATGTTAGTGGTCAAACGATAGAATTACTTCAATATATTCATGAAGAATACAAAAGGGAAAGAGGAGTTATAGATCATATAGCTTTTAAAGTGGATGATATTGAATATGAAATAAAGAAAATGAATGGTTTGGGAATTAAACAACTACTTGATAGTTATAAAGTAGTTGGAAAGAAAAAAATAATGTTCTATGAAGGTTTAGATGGAGAAAGAATTGAGCTAGTAGAGAACTTTTAA
- a CDS encoding cobalt-precorrin-8 methylmutase has translation MKYIKNPSEIEVKSFEIIQGIIDEIRPGYEFKNEIEEKIIKRCIHTTADFEYLDILKISDRAVDKLVDALKSGATVYTDTNMALSGINKRKLKALGCEIKCFVADEEVAKIAKEKKMTRSMAAVEKAASEEGRKIFVMGNAPTALYKVMEMKKEGKLNPDAIIGVPVGFVGAAESKDELEKSDNEYILAKGRKGGSNLAAAIVNAVLYSI, from the coding sequence ATGAAGTACATAAAAAATCCAAGTGAGATAGAGGTTAAGAGTTTTGAAATAATACAAGGTATAATTGATGAAATTAGACCTGGTTATGAGTTTAAGAATGAAATAGAAGAAAAAATAATAAAAAGATGCATACATACAACAGCTGATTTTGAATACTTAGATATACTTAAAATATCTGATAGAGCAGTTGATAAATTAGTAGATGCTCTAAAATCTGGAGCAACCGTATATACAGATACAAATATGGCTTTATCAGGAATAAACAAGAGAAAGTTAAAGGCACTAGGTTGTGAAATAAAGTGTTTTGTTGCAGATGAAGAAGTTGCAAAAATTGCTAAGGAAAAGAAAATGACAAGATCCATGGCAGCAGTAGAAAAAGCAGCTAGCGAAGAAGGAAGAAAAATATTCGTAATGGGAAATGCTCCTACTGCACTTTATAAAGTAATGGAAATGAAAAAAGAAGGAAAATTAAATCCTGATGCTATTATAGGAGTTCCTGTTGGATTTGTTGGAGCTGCTGAGTCTAAGGATGAGCTTGAGAAAAGTGATAATGAATATATATTGGCTAAGGGAAGAAAAGGTGGAAGTAATTTAGCGGCTGCTATAGTTAATGCAGTGCTGTATAGTATATAA